In Nicotiana tabacum cultivar K326 chromosome 10, ASM71507v2, whole genome shotgun sequence, the DNA window TGAACCTGACTCTCCATCCTTTGATCTAGGATCATACCTTGGTTTTTCCTGTTTTGAATGAGAATCCCTTCGTACTGGTCCCATATAAGgttcgtacctgtttttaccagACCTTTTTTCAGTTTCAGCTCGTCTTGAACTCACTCTTTCATCTTTTCGGGACTGAATGatagtatcttcttctatccgcaACTTTGTGATGTATctattgtaaacatcattccaagttgttgctggaaATTCTCGTAAGCTTTCTTTGAGTTTACTCGTGGCTtctgagcttttttcattcaGATTACTAGCAAAAGCCATAGCCGCCCAGTTATTAGGTACACGTGGCAACATCATcctttcacgttggaatctgtctacgaattccctgagcaactccgtatctccttgttttattttgaaaatgtcctccattcttttttcaactttttgagcccccgagtgtgctttaataaatgaatctgcaagctcagcaaaagaatcaatagaattctcaggtaaaagagaataccatgtcaatgctcccttcgtgagtgtttctccaaatttttttaACCAACACTGATTCAGTTTCTTGCTTGGTCAAATCGTTGCCCTTTACACCAGTTGTAAATGCAGTTACGTGATCCCGTGGATCAGTTATTCCATCGTACTTTGGGATATCAGACAtcttgaatttctttggaatcggTACAGTAGCGGCACTTGGCTTCCAAGATTGTTGAGAGTATTTTTCCGTATCTATCCCCTTGATTATGAGCGGTACTCCAAGTATCTGCTCTATGCGATCGCTCTGCTCCTTGAactgtttctgcaaagttagtactaaactttgtaaatcagaattaaccGGGTTACCTAACCCTCCATCACGAGATTCGCTAGGAGTTCCTCCACTGCCTGAGTTAACGAGTCCCGAGCGATGATTTTCTACGGTGTTGTTGTTTGGAGTTGGTGTTGGTGGTACAGCCGGCAACCTGTTGACAAAAGCTTGAAGGGCATTGCCGACCTGTTGAGCGATTAATTATTTCAATGCTTCATCAATAGCTTGATTATTCTCAACCTGCTCATTTATATTTGATTCAGATCCATCAGGAGTCCTTTCTCGAGATTGTCGAGGAGAGTGTTGTGGTGAGGGGACTGGAGTTCCATCACCTTGTTGGTTTAGCTGATGTTGCTGATTTTCTTGGTGCTGTAGATTTTGTTGGTTGTTGTCGTTGACATTCGACATGTTTGTTTTGACAGAAGAATTGATTTAGAAAgtaaaagattatcagattcccggtaacagaATCAATTTGTTTAccaaaaataggaatttcggtcaaagcGTAATTTTAGAAGagctcgggttactgataatcaaataaagaaataattgtataacaagaaaataaaattggATTGAGAAGTAGCCGAGTAAGCAATATAAAACAATGTAAATAAGTATATTTCATAATAATCAGTGTGTCCATACAAATGTTATTTCTCTCctttttatagctatttctaagtacTACGTTTCTTTCCTCTCATAATAGAGCCATTATGAGCAATTAGTGACATTAATGAAACGTTATAATTGGCAATCATAACTGTTTCGTGAAGATTTTATAACGTTCCCCATCATTTATGCTCATTAATTGCAGATATTACGTATCTGTACTTTTTGTTGTCTTGGTTCATTCCACCGGTGTCTCTTCAAATTATCAAGAGACCTGAGTAACCgttccttcttgttttcttgaATCTTTGCCCGTACCTATTAAGACCGCGTCTTTTTGAGTACTCTTTGCCAGCTGCTACTCTTTTGTTAATCCACGTGTCTTGACATGCCAAccacataattaattccaaatattAACTCAGATTTTCCCAATACAGTTTGCATGTACTATTACTCTAGTAGGAAAAAAAAAGGATTATcactaaaattaaaagaaaaagaaaaaacgggTTATGAAGACCATTGAAAATTCCCATCAAGCCAAAGAAAAATATCTTTCGCAAAAGTTGAAGAGTTTCTCAATCTTTTCTTCATTCCACACTTTGATCATAAAAAGGCTCATCTATAACTCTACATATTATTTCTTATGTCTAAATTTTTTGATTAATGCATAAATATCAGCTAGCAAATGTATGAAATTCAAGATAATAATTTAATTAGTCTATTGTGTAAGTGCTAGGAGAAAACTTTATATTAATAATTGAAAGTTACTTGTTACAAATATCAAAAcatatatttgattaattaaatgaATTTGTTTCTCTTTAATCAGTTAAAGTTGTGTGAAATAAACATTATCATTGAAATAGTATGAAATATCATacaataccaaaaaatatagtaaCATAACTTGGAATAATAGGGCGAAAGTGTAAAGGTGTATAAAATGAGGTACGATTATGAAGATTATATTAGAAAACTAGCTAATTGTTAGTGGGAATAAAGTAAAGATGAAAAAAGAGTTGGAATATATAGATAACGAAAGCAAAGTTTATCTAAGAAACAGACCAAAATCTGTTATCCCCATTTTTCTCCCGCTAGGCTCGCTTCACTCAAATTGGCCCCATCACTTCCCCAATACTGACAATTCCACCTTCAAATTATCTTCACTAGCAGTGCCActttacttttttcttttggggttccattttctttattttctagcCCTTTGTGTTAAATTTATCTTATTGACATTTCTTCAATGGTCCCTTGCACATTGTGGTTGCTTTGTCACTAAATGCTTGAATGGTCTTTTGAACAAGTAATATGCAGATTCTTGAATTGAGTTTATACTTTTTTGTTGCTCTATGAGTCTGAAAAATGTGGTCTATTATACATGTCCTTAATGAGCACTTCAATGGTCTTATGTCAAAATTTATTATCTTTCAAGGAAAGTACTAGCTCTCTTAACTCAGTATTTCTGCATAAAAATGCAATTGCTGTTAGTTGGAGGAGGAGGAAATCTTTTGGGGTTCCTCCAAATGCAAAGAAAAAGCAATCAAAGAAGAAAAGCTGGTGGAGAAAGTTCTTTCTTGAGGATGATGGGAATTGGTTGGGACTAAAGGATGAGGATTTGCTTGATGGACTTGAATCTGAAGGCTTAGGTAGTGATGATAATGATGAGTTATCAGAGAATGAAAAGTTTGAAGCTTGGAAAAGACGAGCCGAGGCGATAATGGAGTTAAGGGAAGCACAAGAAGATATAAAGAATGAGGAGAATAAGAGGTGGGAGGATTGGCTTGTGGATGGAAATACAGTTGATTTAGGTAATGGTTCATCTTGGGTTTCAGATTCCAATGACGCCATAGGAAAATCTGAAGATAATAAAATGCAGGAAGATCCTAGTGAATTGATACCTGGGAGGGGTTTAGTTAAGTCCGTGAGGGATATGATAATCGGTAGGGAAGACGATGATATGCTATATGAAGATCGGATTTTTCAGTATGCTTCATTTAACTCTGTGAGTACATTTGTGTTTAGTTCTATGCTATTTACTACAATTTACCTAGTTCTTGTTGTTATTCTCATTCAAATTAGCGTCCATTGGCCTGCGATTAGCTTAAATGTAGTAACATggtcagtgaggattcatatagccggcCCAACTTGTTTGTGACTGAGGtatagtagtagtagttgttgttgttgttgttttcagGTTAGTCTCCATAATCCTTTAGTGTCTATAATCTTTCTGGCTGCTCTATAGTTCAACTTATTGTCAACTTATAGGCAAATTAGTTTAGGTGAAAATTTTGCAAAAACCTATTAGAATGTAGAATAATAAGGTCCAATAATTACATATGCGAAAGCTCCTTGCAGTTCACTAGCTTGTACAGTGAACATATGGTAATAGAGTATTTTCGATATCTCAAGAAGGGTTGAGGTAATAGCTAATGCTACCAAAATGGAGTATCAAGATTAAGGAGCTTCTGCAAgtcaatttattttccttttctttgttatGCTTGATTAGAAGAGGGGCCTTGAAGCAGTGTAAAGTTGTctctgtgtgacctataggtcatgggTTATAGCTGCGGAATGGTTGTGTTCGGGTAGACTGCTTACGTCACAtcccttggggtgcggcccttcctcTGACCTTGTGTGAacgcgggatgctttgtgcaccaggCTGCCATTTTTTTGTTATGCTTAACTAATTGTAAAGTTTATGAATCTAGAAACATCCAACACATCTGATATTATCATGTTCTTAGCACTGAGAATTCCCAAACTTCACATCTGCAATGTACTCTTTAAGCTTCATATTAGGAGTTATTGTTCTCTTCCTGTTGCAGGCTAAGTTTTTGGCAGTGCTGATAATTGTCCCATGGGCTTTGGATTTTGTAGTTCATGATTATGTTCTTATGCCGTTTCTTGACAGGTAACTTCTGTTTGGCTTTGTTTTCATTCCTTTTGGTTACATAGCTGAAGTGATTGATGTTTGATCTTTTGTACCTAACTAAACATGTTTGACTACCAAATGTTTTCCTATATTTCTTTTGCTAAGACCTGATAATGATGGTACCACTGTAGGTAACTAAACCATTCTCTGTTACATAAATGATTGATTAATGGCCAACCAAGAGTTACCATTTCCCAAAGGATCTACTGTGAAATCTAAAAGCACCATAACATGTCATTTAGATTGTTCAAACTCTAGAAGTCCAATGACAACAGAATCATGTGTCCACATGCTGGATGAAAATGTTGCTTCATCGGTTTCTTTCAATATCTTTTAGTTCCGATAGCCAGGGGTGACTCAAGCACATACcctaaagccaaattttaatatgagacctaaatttttaaaagaaagttatacgatatatttttatttgaagtctattcttCTAACTCTGTGAGATATAAagttgttaataattttttttataatcgatTTTCTCTAATAATTCTTGCTCGATTAATAATATAGCCAATTtatttaatctttcttgagatatgatctcgtccaagtcacacctctatttgaggttatgaaacggtcgatgcagtagtaatacccaacaaggagtcggggtcgattttccgCAGGGAGCTATGAATGGACTTAGGAGTATATAGTTTAGTGAATgagcttgaattatctcaaattgcacttccacaaaattgGGTTGTTTTTAAGTCTAAGTCAAACTAAGATTACCAACTAAGAATTAaaactaggaaattatttttgttgtttttcaaatgatataaaaggcctagggctatgaccttcacctaggtgtttgcctaacgggttgtaaactttaaagcttgttttgttggtcgggatgtattatagctatcaatactcaagtacccactcaatacctctcggtaagagagtgattttgcccaattcggctttctcaagtccaaatgggtattgaacaaaacggttgataaaaaaCTCAAGtcaggttttactatctctaggttcaaccctttaattgagatcatcaatctcttgatttaccccaatttcttgttagcctagttttcctagactaagtctctctttctcaagtagaaaccaagtcaaataggcatgaactaatgtttgcaaccattaattctacaattaaaagcaagaacaaggctaaataataaaaacccaaccataaacaagcaataaatcaaacacccattaagtttacgctctagggttgggtcacaaccctagtgaaaatctagctactcatgcttaaaacagaagaaatagaagaagaaatgataattaaacccatattggtGATTAAAATAATGAAATCTATGTTCACAAAgctcaaaatggcaaaaactaCTAAATAGGGTAAAGAAAAATGTCTACTGTGGCTGCTGATATTCAAAACTTGACttaaaaaagtgaaactcttctatttatgcaaagctgaaattttcggacaaaatgaCCCTTTCAgaggttctgtggccgcacaatttcatgtgcggtccgcactttgcttcagctTAACAGGATTTGAATCTTGCGGCCGCATCTCTCTTTTTTTGCGGTCTGCACATTTCTATGTGCGGCCGCACAtggctcttctgcggaccgcacaaatttaACTACGGTCGTGTAGCttatcttctgcggccgcacaataattgtgcgggccgcacaataattgtgcggtccgcacttccttTAAACTTGATATGTAAACTCTTTGAACTTTTGCTCTTGcttagcttctgcggccgcacatgttatgtgcggaccgcactttgcacttGTTTCTAATAAGTTTGTCTTCACAATCTGCGGCCGCAAATaatattctgcggtccgcactttgagcttatgtgcctgtttttgtccttgagttcagatcactccttgagttggatttcatcttagtggctcattttccaatactcctgcaattaagcatattttatcagttttcgggagcacagttaaacgcttttggactaaaacgaaagctaaaaggcgctaataagtagtagaaatccccacttatcaagaTATTGTTGATCTTAGATAAGATTTTACAAAGCAATAGAAGTATAGAACTATTGGAAGATTAAAAGTATTGCTGAACACTTGAACTAGTTGAATCTTGGAGAAAGGTGAGTAATGAAATCTTGGAGAATAAAGTGAGTAAGAATATCAAAGagaaacataaaaaatatgtaGGGTTTTCTGAAATATGAAGAGattagaaaaaaagaaagattgaCTTAGACAAATTAAGGAAGAGAGAGCAAAATTTTTAATGAAGGAGTAAAAAATGAAAACTAAAAGTTATGAAAACTATTCATCTACACATTTTTAAGTAagtcaaattattattttatttatatatctaaAAGGTTTTCTTTCCTTTATGGAGTATTAAAAACTCTAGTTTTGTATTAAAAATActactaaatattattttttaaatacctatgaacctattattttttcaaaaatgggGCCCCTTaaatttgggggcctaaggcacAAGCCTTACTCCACATAAGGTTGGAGCCGGCCTTGCCGATAGCCGTAGTGTCTGGGCCAGCTTGCGGGCACGTCGATTAATTCCACAGGATACTTACTACTGCTCACCAGCAACAAGTACCAGGTAACTctgtccaccaaggcttggacagATGGCAAGAAAACATCTAGTAGCCTCCGCTGAGATTTGAACCCGAGACCTCATGTTCTGAACCCACTTCAACTTACCACTAGGCCACTTGGGTGCTAAATCTAACATCTCTTTATATTCACgccattataaatgtttcagagaAAATGTTAAATCTCTGTTCTTCATTGTGCTAAGTTAACTCATTATCTTTCTAACTGCATAGAGATGCCTTCACCGGCAGCATTTGACTGGCCATGTGGCGTAAGTTAGCTTTTATATTGGATTTATGTAACAAGATTTCATAATTGGTCTTTTTCTGCGTGTCCCCAGCTGGAATGTATTACATTATCAAAATGAAAACTGTGCAGGTTTATTCTtctgaaaaaaaagaaaactgtGCTGGTTTATTCTGGGTAGGATTAACTCGTTTGTTAGAAAACTGATGCTCTTTTATGAGCTTTTGTCGTAAGCTTTGCTGACTTCATCTTTATCCCAAAAAAGTAGGTTTGCGACTTCATTTATTACTTGTTCTAATGGTTCTAAGCCTACTCAAAAGTCATTTTCGTAATCAAGAACTACTTCAAGAAGTTTTCTCTTACTTGTTAGTGCGACAAATTCTTTATAGACAGTAGACTGGTAACATAGCTGTTCAAGCGTATTTCTTGAGATTGTGAAGATACATCCCTGCACTACCTTGGCTGACTTCTAAATCTTAGAAAACATTTTACTTTTTGGATGAGTATAGATAATACAACAATACAGTTCTATGGAAATATTATACTTCTTGCATGCTTATTTCCTATTCAGCTAGATATTACTTGAGAAGGTACTTTTCCTGCTGATGGTTGCTAGTATGAACGGAACTCCCGTTTAAGCTTTGTGTTGACTTTCTTATTTGTCATGGTCAGATATGTTAAGACTGTACCTTTAGCAGCACAGATGCTTGATGTCAGAAGAAACCAAAAGCTTGAAATGGTTAAGGAACTGAAGACTGAGCAAGCGCGCTACCGCTTTGAGGTTGAGATTGGTAAATCTCCACCTTTGTCCGAAAAGGAGCTGTATCTGGAGCTACGACACAAAGCGTAAGTTTTACCGTAGCTGATGCCTGTTCTAATTATGTTAATCTGAAGTGCTCCAAGAAATTTAGCTCATACCTTTCTTTGACCTACTTATCCACCTGATGTTAAAAGATTTGGTAGGAAGGCAACAACTGATTTTTGAAGGAGAGAGTGTTTGCACACACATTGGATAATCTTGCCTTGAACAATAAAATTCCTAGtgtcaaaaagaaaacaaagggcCTTCTGAAGACAGCTACCACTTTGTGTGTTCTTTTCTTTGAGctgataaatatattaatagaCTACATTTGTATTTTAGATTTGACTTCGTATTTTACAATATATTTATTGTATTGTACATAAGAACCGTATTGGGGTAGGGTGGATGAAATGAAGGTTAGCGTCTGGAGTCCCgtgtgacaagaatgtgccaccgaaactcaaaggttagttctatagagcggtggttagatcggccatgttgtatggggctgagtgttggccagtcaagaattcacatatccagaagatgaaagtagcagaaatgaggatgttgagatggatgtgtgggcacactaggctggataagattaggaatgaagatattcgggagagggtGGGCGTGTCTCCGGTGGACAGCAAGATACGGGAAGCGTGACTtagatggtttgggcatgtgcAGAGGAGAAGTTtagatgccccggttaggaggtgtgagcggttagctttggcaggtacgagaagaggtagaggacggCCTAAGAAGTACTGGGCTGAGGTGATCAAACAGGACATGGCGCGgtttcagatttccgaggacatggctcttgataggaaggtgtggaggttgagcattagggttgtaggttaaaGGGTAGTCGAGCGGTTTTCCTTTTTGTCCCGATTTCCCTCTTTGTACTGACGAGTATGATAGTGTTTTGTCTAGCTCTGCTAGCGATTTATGTTGCGTTTTGCACTTTTGCATAATATTTGTGTTACTGCTTTCCCATTTATTTGTTGTCTCTCACGTTGCTGATATTATTTTTCGGGTTTTGTTGTTACAAATCTATTGTCTCTGAGCTgagggtctcccggaaacagcctctttacCCCTCTGGGgtagtaggggtaaggtctgcgtatactctaccctccccagacctcactggtgaaattttactgggttgttgtttttAATATATACTGTACATAAGAAATTACAGCTTGTATGATTCATCTAAATACATGCAATAACTCAATCTATTGGCTTGAGAGGGCTTTTATATTATCCTTCCCTGAAATCATCTTATAACATGTCTCACTTATCCTGATATGGCTTTTATTTGATTTCTGATACTGTTAGCCTCTGGGCCACTGCATGTGCAGGTTAGAGTTGCAGGACGAGTGGAGGTTAGAAAATCGAAAGGCATTTGCTAATATATGGTCGGACTTTGTCTTTGGGGTCTCATTATTCATTCTTTTGTACTTCAATGAGAGTAAAGTAAGTTCTCTTCCAAATGTTTGAATAATATCTGTCTTTCAACAAAATTTACCTCTTTGCCAATATACTTGTATCGTCTATGTTATTGGGTGAAAGCCGTTAAAGTGAAATGATCAACTTGCTTGGACTTGGTGTTATTAAGATAAATAAAGGAAATCTTTTTAACGCCATTTTCCCCTCATAACGCTCTTGAATCTTGATTGTTGTTTGCATGTTGTAACCTGTAACTTTTTACTACTACTCTATCCACTACCACCACATAAGAGATGTCGCCAGCCTTTATCACTCATCCACCACTGTGAGCCACCACCACCAACCACCCCTACAGCCAGTCATACCACCTCCTCCTTCAACCTCTACCGCACAACCACCATTGCCAACCACCTCCACCACCAGTCTTCATCATACAACTACCAGCAACCACCTCCACTACCAGCCACCACCACTAGTGACACTGCACAACCATCACTTTTGGCCATTGTCACATAACCACCATTAATCACCACTTCACAACCACCATTGACATCAACTCCACCAACAACTACCACCAGTCACTACCTCACAACTATCACTACTTGCCACCACCAACAACTGCAACACCACTAGCTTTTAGAGTGTACTTCATCAAACAAATAGTTTTTACAACACGGGGTAATTTAAGATTTTCTCTTATATTATGTGGATATAATatgtaattttgttttatttgagTTCATATTTATTAGTtgtaaaataaagataaattataCAATTTGAAATGCCGAGAAAACAAAGTCTTAATTCTTCAGATTTAAAGACAATACATGTATTCAGATTTAGacatcttaattaattaaaaaacaaatGGGGCCTCAGTCATTATTTTCCTTTCACAAATAGGGTTTCTAAAGTGTACTTCCTCAATTTTTGTAGTGTTTCTAAGTTTAAAACTTTTTTGTCAATATCTGCAGGTGAAGCTACTCAAATTTACTGGTTACAAGATATTAAATAATGTCTCGGACACCGGCAAGGCGTTTCTGATTATTCTGGTTACTGATATCTTTTTGGGGTAAAGTTTGATTCTATTTCATGCTTTTGACCTTATTGAATGTTCTAAAGGAACTTATCCGTAAATATAGCACCTATCCATGTTAGCTAATTTATATAATAGCAGCAACTTCATCTCAGAAATAAATAAAAGGCAACTTCAGTTCATtacttttcaattttcagaaGCAAACGGTTTAAGTAACCTAACACCTTTTTGGGATTTCCTCAAGGATGGAATTTAAAATTTCTGTTGCACTTCCAACTAAAACGATGTGCAAGGACTAGATGTAAAATTATTACTCTCATTCCCTAAAAGTTTAGTGGTACCAATCCTTGTTTCACTCCCTTTTATTCCTATGCATTTCTATTGTTTGggcttctattttttctttggagACTGTCAGCATTTCCCACTTCTTAAAAGTAAATAGAAGCCACCCTTCCAGAGCTCCATCATGTTGGATAATGCGGTGAATGTGTTTCAGGTATCATTCTGAATCTGGGTGGCAGACTTTGCTCGAGGTCCTTGTGGAGCATTATGGTATTGAAGTCGATCAAGCAGTGATAACCATATTTGTCTGCCTGGTTCCAGTTATAATTGATGCCTGTGTGAAGCTTTGGGTATGTGCTACTTTTTCAATAACTTGGACTCTTTTTTACTTTAATCTGGATGGTGAACAAAGTATATACTGTAAACTCCTTCCTGACCATCATGGATTGTCTTATCGGTTAAAATAAGC includes these proteins:
- the LOC107766542 gene encoding protein DAY-LENGTH-DEPENDENT DELAYED-GREENING 1, chloroplastic, coding for MSLMSTSMVLCQNLLSFKESTSSLNSVFLHKNAIAVSWRRRKSFGVPPNAKKKQSKKKSWWRKFFLEDDGNWLGLKDEDLLDGLESEGLGSDDNDELSENEKFEAWKRRAEAIMELREAQEDIKNEENKRWEDWLVDGNTVDLGNGSSWVSDSNDAIGKSEDNKMQEDPSELIPGRGLVKSVRDMIIGREDDDMLYEDRIFQYASFNSAKFLAVLIIVPWALDFVVHDYVLMPFLDRYVKTVPLAAQMLDVRRNQKLEMVKELKTEQARYRFEVEIGKSPPLSEKELYLELRHKALELQDEWRLENRKAFANIWSDFVFGVSLFILLYFNESKVKLLKFTGYKILNNVSDTGKAFLIILVTDIFLGYHSESGWQTLLEVLVEHYGIEVDQAVITIFVCLVPVIIDACVKLWMFKFLPRLSPRVSNIFREMTRH